Proteins found in one Afipia sp. P52-10 genomic segment:
- a CDS encoding adenylosuccinate lyase family protein: MNEDTPKGARLPDAGIRKLYTLENRWQAWLDVEVALARAQADLGIVPKDCAEQIARCAKLELLDRARIDEADRRTGHTIVPLVWELSRVVGDPAGGWVHWGATTQNIVQTGDLLVLRQAHAIFVKLILKMLQAMAALAERSASMVMPARTHGQHAVPATFGFKVAVWIDEWLRHLERLHQAEPRVFVAMLGGAAGTYASLGAQGPAVQAGIAKYLAMTPMQVPARTLGDHLAEYITLLGLIGATGGKIGREIYTLMKTEFGEAEEPVPPGTVGSSTMPQKRNPKVCQEIIAQSAELRSVVPLALEAAMTEHEADRATSLMMREATSRACILMGDMLVRLDYVMSGLQLDPARMRANLDLGGGLIMAEAVMLKLGETIGRQHAHDIVYDAAQAAFVERKSFADLLAADARVTKHLTRKEIDALIDPVGYIGLCAEMAHEAAARARTAV; encoded by the coding sequence ATGAATGAGGACACACCGAAGGGCGCAAGGCTGCCGGACGCAGGCATCCGTAAGCTCTACACGCTGGAGAACCGCTGGCAGGCTTGGCTCGACGTCGAGGTGGCACTAGCCCGTGCGCAGGCTGATCTCGGCATCGTGCCGAAGGACTGCGCCGAGCAGATCGCTCGCTGTGCAAAGCTGGAGTTGCTCGACCGTGCACGCATCGACGAGGCGGATCGGCGGACCGGACACACCATCGTTCCGCTGGTGTGGGAACTGTCGCGCGTGGTCGGCGATCCCGCAGGCGGCTGGGTGCATTGGGGCGCGACCACGCAAAACATCGTGCAGACCGGGGACCTTTTGGTGCTGCGGCAGGCCCACGCGATTTTCGTCAAACTGATCCTGAAGATGCTGCAGGCGATGGCCGCCCTCGCCGAACGCAGCGCGAGCATGGTGATGCCTGCGCGCACGCACGGCCAGCATGCAGTGCCCGCAACCTTCGGCTTCAAGGTAGCGGTGTGGATCGACGAATGGCTGCGGCACCTGGAGCGATTGCACCAGGCCGAGCCTCGCGTGTTCGTCGCCATGTTGGGCGGCGCCGCCGGCACCTATGCTTCGCTCGGCGCACAAGGCCCTGCCGTGCAGGCCGGCATTGCCAAGTACCTTGCCATGACGCCGATGCAGGTACCTGCCCGCACGCTTGGCGATCACCTTGCCGAATACATCACGCTGCTTGGGTTAATCGGTGCCACCGGCGGCAAGATCGGCAGGGAAATCTACACGCTAATGAAAACCGAATTCGGCGAGGCGGAAGAACCCGTGCCGCCTGGCACGGTCGGATCATCGACCATGCCGCAGAAGCGCAATCCGAAAGTCTGCCAGGAGATCATCGCCCAGTCAGCAGAGCTGCGATCGGTCGTGCCGCTCGCACTGGAAGCCGCGATGACGGAGCACGAGGCAGACCGCGCCACCAGCTTGATGATGCGGGAAGCCACCTCACGCGCCTGCATTCTGATGGGCGATATGCTGGTACGGTTAGACTATGTCATGTCCGGCCTGCAACTCGATCCTGCACGCATGCGCGCCAATCTCGATCTCGGCGGCGGATTGATCATGGCGGAAGCCGTCATGCTGAAGCTCGGCGAAACGATCGGCCGACAGCACGCCCATGATATCGTGTACGACGCCGCGCAGGCCGCATTCGTCGAGCGCAAGTCCTTCGCCGACCTGCTCGCCGCCGATGCGCGCGTAACCAAACACCTCACACGCAAGGAGATCGACGCGCTGATCGACCCGGTCGGTTACATCGGTCTTTGTGCCGAGATGGCGCACGAGGCGGCCGCGCGCGCAAGAACCGCTGTATGA
- a CDS encoding M20 aminoacylase family protein → MPIINRIHEFADDVTAWRRDLHRHPELQYDVHRTADMVAQRLKEFGCDEVVTGIGKTGVVGVIKGRKSTSAKVVGLRADMDALPIEEETGAAYASTNKGVMHACGHDGHTSMLLGAARYLAETRNFDGAAVVIFQPAEENGGAGARAMVQDGLMDRFKIDEVYGMHNMPGMPVGSFALKSGAMMASSTRIEIEVEGTGGHAAKPHLCVDPLIVAAEIATSLQLIVSRNVDPLAGTVLSITQIHAGTAFNIIPDRVYVAGTLRTLDNATREQAEIRIHEVATGIAAAHRCKAHVTLTTGYPVTENHPEQTGIAARVAQEIAGAARVDTAMQPSMGAEDFSFMLLERPGAFIFIGNGDTAGLHNAKYDFNDAASPVGMSYWARLVETVLPIA, encoded by the coding sequence ATGCCGATCATCAACCGCATCCACGAATTTGCTGATGACGTGACGGCGTGGCGGCGTGACCTGCATAGGCATCCGGAGCTGCAGTACGATGTGCATCGAACTGCGGATATGGTCGCGCAGCGGCTGAAGGAATTCGGCTGTGATGAGGTCGTCACCGGCATCGGCAAGACCGGCGTGGTCGGCGTGATCAAAGGCCGCAAATCGACGTCCGCGAAGGTGGTTGGGTTGCGCGCGGATATGGATGCACTGCCGATCGAGGAGGAAACCGGCGCGGCGTACGCCTCGACGAACAAAGGCGTGATGCACGCGTGCGGCCATGACGGCCATACCTCCATGCTCCTTGGTGCTGCGCGCTATCTCGCCGAGACGCGTAATTTCGACGGCGCGGCCGTCGTCATTTTCCAGCCGGCCGAGGAAAATGGTGGTGCCGGCGCGCGAGCCATGGTTCAGGACGGGCTGATGGATCGCTTCAAGATCGACGAGGTGTATGGCATGCACAACATGCCGGGGATGCCGGTCGGCAGCTTCGCGCTGAAGTCAGGGGCGATGATGGCGTCGTCCACGCGCATCGAGATCGAGGTCGAGGGCACCGGCGGCCACGCAGCCAAGCCGCATCTGTGCGTCGATCCGTTGATCGTCGCAGCCGAAATCGCAACCTCGCTGCAGCTCATTGTGTCCCGCAATGTCGATCCGTTGGCTGGCACGGTTCTCTCGATCACGCAGATTCACGCTGGTACGGCGTTCAACATCATCCCCGATCGGGTCTATGTCGCCGGCACGCTGCGCACGCTGGACAACGCCACGCGGGAGCAGGCGGAAATCCGCATCCATGAGGTTGCCACCGGTATCGCCGCGGCGCATCGCTGCAAGGCGCATGTCACGCTGACAACCGGTTACCCCGTGACGGAAAATCATCCGGAGCAGACCGGAATCGCTGCCCGCGTCGCACAGGAGATCGCAGGAGCTGCGCGTGTGGATACTGCGATGCAGCCTTCAATGGGGGCTGAGGATTTTTCCTTCATGCTGCTGGAGCGGCCCGGTGCGTTCATCTTCATCGGCAATGGCGATACCGCGGGGCTTCATAATGCGAAGTACGACTTCAACGACGCGGCATCGCCCGTCGGCATGAGTTACTGGGCGCGGCTGGTCGAGACGGTGCTGCCGATCGCGTAA
- a CDS encoding ABC transporter substrate-binding protein has protein sequence MLKGTVRLVVLAAPLAISLLSAASAQELRIGLAAEPSSIDPHYHVLTPNIQVATQVYERLTDQDENQKVLPKLAESWRAVDDKTWEFKLRKGVKFADGGEFSARDVIFSYCRVPKVENSPSSYIASTRMVETITAPDPHTIVMTTATPFPLMPITVSGVSIISAKNAGAPEDLKFNRAGCEGVAQWPKTDDFNKLKYAGTGPFKYTQFTPGDRLVMERNEDYWGEKPAWKKVILRPITNSAARVAALLANDVDFIESPPIQDLPRIKANPNFTVASKLSNRIIYLHFNYVADAPPGVTGADGKNPFRDKRVREAISLAIDREGIVQRIMSGQAQAAAEFLPNPLAGTNPGIQAAKPDPEKAKKLLAEAGYPNGFGLTIGTPNDRYVNDAQITQAVAQMLNRVGLKAQVDAMTAATFFDKRTKREFGIWLAGWGADTGEMSNPLRALAATPDPKLGFGTTNPGGYSNKAMDALLTKALTTVDDAARNAMLAEASHMVMDDFGVIPLHFEVTSWAFKKGLNYIAQTNQYTRPDKITPQK, from the coding sequence ATGTTGAAGGGGACTGTCCGTTTGGTGGTGCTTGCGGCGCCGCTGGCGATTTCGCTGTTGTCGGCCGCATCGGCGCAGGAATTGCGGATCGGGCTCGCGGCGGAGCCGAGTTCAATCGACCCGCACTATCATGTGCTGACGCCGAACATCCAGGTGGCGACCCAGGTATATGAGCGCCTGACCGATCAGGACGAAAATCAGAAAGTCCTGCCGAAGCTTGCCGAGAGCTGGCGGGCCGTCGATGACAAGACTTGGGAATTCAAGTTGCGCAAGGGCGTGAAGTTCGCCGACGGGGGGGAGTTCTCCGCCCGCGATGTGATCTTCTCCTACTGCCGCGTGCCGAAGGTCGAGAATTCGCCATCGTCCTACATCGCCTCCACACGCATGGTTGAAACCATCACAGCACCCGATCCGCATACGATCGTGATGACGACCGCAACGCCGTTTCCGTTGATGCCGATCACCGTCAGCGGCGTTTCAATCATCTCGGCCAAGAATGCCGGCGCGCCGGAGGACTTGAAGTTCAACAGGGCGGGATGCGAGGGCGTGGCGCAGTGGCCGAAAACGGACGACTTTAACAAGTTGAAGTATGCCGGGACCGGGCCCTTCAAATACACTCAGTTTACGCCGGGCGATCGACTGGTGATGGAGCGGAACGAGGACTATTGGGGTGAGAAGCCGGCGTGGAAGAAAGTGATTTTGCGGCCGATCACCAATTCCGCGGCGCGCGTCGCTGCATTGCTCGCCAACGATGTTGACTTCATCGAAAGCCCGCCGATCCAGGATTTGCCGCGGATCAAGGCAAACCCGAATTTCACGGTTGCGTCGAAGCTGTCGAACCGGATCATCTACCTGCATTTCAACTATGTCGCCGACGCCCCGCCGGGCGTGACAGGTGCCGATGGAAAGAACCCGTTCCGCGACAAACGCGTGCGTGAAGCGATCTCGCTTGCCATCGACCGCGAAGGCATCGTCCAGCGCATCATGAGCGGTCAGGCACAAGCGGCTGCCGAGTTCCTGCCCAATCCGCTGGCAGGTACGAACCCAGGAATCCAGGCGGCTAAACCCGATCCGGAGAAGGCGAAGAAGCTGCTTGCGGAGGCAGGATATCCGAACGGCTTCGGGCTCACGATCGGCACACCAAACGACCGCTACGTCAACGATGCGCAAATTACCCAGGCTGTGGCGCAGATGCTCAATCGGGTGGGGCTAAAAGCGCAGGTCGATGCGATGACGGCCGCGACCTTCTTCGACAAGCGTACCAAACGTGAGTTCGGGATCTGGCTTGCGGGCTGGGGCGCCGATACCGGCGAGATGTCGAATCCGCTGCGAGCGCTGGCGGCGACGCCGGACCCGAAGCTTGGCTTCGGCACGACCAATCCCGGCGGCTACTCGAACAAGGCGATGGATGCGCTCCTGACCAAGGCACTGACGACTGTGGATGATGCCGCGCGCAATGCGATGCTGGCAGAGGCCTCACACATGGTGATGGACGACTTCGGTGTCATCCCGTTGCATTTCGAGGTGACGAGCTGGGCGTTCAAGAAGGGATTGAACTACATCGCCCAGACCAACCAGTACACGCGGCCGGACAAGATCACGCCGCAGAAATAG
- a CDS encoding ABC transporter substrate-binding protein, with amino-acid sequence MVGRALAAVVAVLLFLGGNVGSALAQKQGGILRIPHRDNPPSASTLEEATISVTIPYMSIYNNLVLFDQSKPHESMETIVPDLATSWSWDDTKTKLTFKLREGVKWHDGKPFTAKDVQCTWHMLIGRSNNDDFRKNPRAIWYQNLAEVTINGDYEAIFVLKQPQPAFPLLLASGYSSVYPCHVPQREMRTKPIGTGPFKFVEYKRGESIKLVRNPDYWKKGRPFLDGIEFKIVENRSTRLLAFAAGDFDMTFPSDITIPLGRDMKSQAPKAICEFGPTGVTNNLIVNRSAPPFDKPEIRKAMSLALDRASFSRILAEGQSKIGGAMLPAPQGEWGMPQEVLSKLTGYGSDVEKNQAEARKIMQGLGYSAEKPLKVKISTRNIAVYRDPAVILIDQLKKIYIEGELENVDTPQWYAKVARKDYSVGMNLTGVSVDDPDANLVENYACKSDRNYTEYCNPEVDRLLSEQSKEGDKEKRKKIVWEIEKLLVDDAARPIIDHNVGGTCWHPHVKGFVVHDNAIYNNTRFEDVWLDK; translated from the coding sequence ATGGTGGGACGCGCTTTGGCCGCCGTCGTGGCGGTGCTGTTGTTTCTTGGCGGGAATGTCGGTTCCGCATTGGCTCAGAAACAGGGCGGCATCCTGCGTATCCCCCATCGTGACAATCCCCCCAGCGCCTCGACGCTCGAGGAAGCGACGATCTCGGTCACGATCCCTTACATGTCGATCTACAACAATCTCGTGCTGTTCGATCAGTCGAAACCCCATGAGAGCATGGAGACGATCGTCCCCGATCTCGCGACGAGCTGGTCATGGGACGATACGAAGACCAAGCTCACCTTCAAGCTGCGCGAGGGTGTGAAGTGGCACGATGGCAAGCCGTTCACCGCCAAGGATGTGCAGTGCACCTGGCACATGCTGATCGGCAGGTCGAACAACGATGATTTCCGCAAGAATCCGCGGGCGATCTGGTACCAGAACCTCGCCGAGGTGACGATCAACGGTGACTACGAGGCGATCTTCGTGTTGAAGCAGCCGCAGCCGGCGTTTCCGCTGTTGCTCGCCTCCGGGTACTCCTCGGTCTATCCCTGTCATGTGCCGCAGCGGGAGATGCGAACGAAGCCGATCGGGACCGGGCCGTTCAAGTTCGTCGAATACAAGCGGGGTGAATCCATCAAGCTCGTGCGCAATCCGGACTACTGGAAGAAGGGCCGGCCGTTTCTTGATGGTATCGAGTTCAAGATCGTCGAGAATCGTTCGACCCGCTTGCTGGCTTTCGCGGCAGGCGACTTCGACATGACATTCCCGTCCGACATTACGATCCCGCTCGGGCGAGACATGAAGTCGCAGGCGCCGAAGGCGATTTGTGAGTTCGGGCCGACCGGCGTCACCAACAACCTGATCGTCAACCGGAGCGCGCCGCCATTCGATAAGCCGGAAATCCGCAAGGCGATGTCGCTTGCGCTCGATCGTGCGTCTTTCAGCCGTATTCTGGCGGAAGGGCAGTCGAAGATTGGTGGCGCGATGCTGCCGGCGCCGCAAGGCGAATGGGGCATGCCGCAGGAGGTGCTCTCGAAACTGACCGGTTACGGCAGCGACGTGGAGAAGAACCAGGCCGAGGCGCGCAAAATCATGCAAGGGTTGGGTTACAGCGCTGAGAAGCCGCTGAAGGTGAAAATATCTACGCGCAACATCGCGGTCTATCGCGATCCAGCGGTGATCCTGATCGACCAGCTCAAGAAGATCTACATCGAGGGTGAGCTTGAGAACGTCGATACGCCGCAGTGGTACGCGAAGGTGGCGCGCAAGGACTATTCGGTCGGGATGAATCTCACCGGCGTCAGTGTTGACGACCCGGACGCCAACCTGGTCGAAAACTACGCCTGCAAGTCCGATCGCAACTACACCGAATACTGCAATCCGGAAGTGGATCGTCTGCTCTCGGAACAATCGAAGGAAGGCGACAAGGAGAAGCGCAAGAAGATCGTCTGGGAAATCGAGAAGCTGCTGGTGGATGACGCCGCGCGGCCGATTATCGATCACAACGTCGGTGGAACCTGCTGGCACCCCCACGTGAAAGGCTTCGTCGTTCACGATAACGCAATCTACAATAACACGCGCTTCGAAGACGTCTGGCTGGACAAGTAA
- a CDS encoding cobalamin-binding protein — protein MRQFPPRRIVCLTEETVETLYLLGEQDRIVGVSGYAVRPPQVRKEKPRVSAFISADIPKILALEPDLVLAFSDLQGQLTADLARAGIAVHLFNQRNIAGILAMIRTLGALVDASAKADVLAGHLQRRIDAVATANAQHSTRPKVYFEEWNDPLISGIGWVSELIEIAGGQDIFPHLRHEQSAKARIVEPSAVVAGAPDVILASWCGKKVRTETFGQRPGWHAIPAVRDGRIAEIKSPVILQPGPAALTDGLDAICAALWGTISRPPDI, from the coding sequence ATGCGCCAGTTTCCACCCCGCCGCATCGTTTGCCTTACTGAGGAAACTGTCGAGACATTGTACCTGTTGGGAGAACAGGACCGGATCGTCGGCGTCTCCGGCTACGCAGTGCGGCCGCCGCAAGTCCGCAAGGAGAAACCACGGGTCTCAGCCTTCATCTCCGCTGACATTCCGAAAATCCTTGCACTCGAACCCGACCTGGTGCTGGCATTTTCCGACCTGCAAGGGCAACTGACCGCAGACCTGGCAAGGGCCGGCATCGCGGTGCATCTGTTCAACCAACGCAACATCGCTGGTATCCTGGCGATGATCCGCACCTTGGGTGCGCTGGTTGATGCGTCGGCAAAAGCCGACGTCCTCGCCGGCCATCTGCAGCGACGGATCGATGCGGTGGCCACCGCAAATGCGCAGCATTCCACTCGGCCGAAGGTGTACTTCGAGGAATGGAACGATCCGCTGATCAGCGGCATCGGCTGGGTCTCGGAATTGATCGAGATCGCTGGCGGACAGGACATCTTTCCCCATCTGCGGCACGAGCAGAGCGCCAAGGCCCGTATCGTCGAACCTTCCGCAGTCGTTGCTGGTGCTCCCGATGTCATCCTGGCCTCCTGGTGCGGCAAGAAGGTACGGACCGAGACATTCGGCCAGCGCCCCGGCTGGCACGCCATCCCGGCGGTCCGCGACGGGCGCATCGCCGAGATCAAATCGCCGGTCATCCTGCAGCCGGGGCCCGCGGCGCTGACCGATGGCCTCGACGCGATCTGCGCAGCGCTATGGGGCACAATTTCCCGGCCACCCGACATCTAA